Proteins encoded by one window of Rouxiella chamberiensis:
- a CDS encoding oligosaccharide flippase family protein, translating into MFIIVQFVPSVKEYATVIVVSYTSVIGAAYLPGWLFQGKEKMGWMAISNIVAKVVTLPLIFICVKSPADTWIVALITGMGFILGSLFSFYMIYREKWIEWSLPSYAQIKEQIQDGRYIFLSNIAGSVYVNSIPVFLGFAAGPVTVGIYVAADKIRMAIQGLMGPVTQVFYPRISSVMAANREQGFKMIRKLLYGQNAIVLLISLLLMGFAHQIITAFYGETYLASVPVLMILAPMVFFISVSTVLGVQGMLIIGMKKEFSQILWFGAVLNTVVIFPLIWLMGANGAAISVLTTEAIVALLIIYKTKSIWRRS; encoded by the coding sequence ATGTTTATCATCGTGCAATTTGTTCCGAGCGTTAAGGAATATGCCACTGTCATTGTGGTTTCCTATACCTCCGTAATAGGTGCGGCCTATTTGCCCGGCTGGTTATTTCAAGGCAAGGAAAAAATGGGCTGGATGGCCATTTCCAATATTGTCGCGAAAGTTGTGACCCTCCCCTTAATATTCATTTGCGTAAAATCCCCTGCCGATACATGGATTGTTGCACTTATTACCGGTATGGGCTTCATATTAGGTTCACTCTTCAGTTTTTATATGATCTACCGCGAAAAGTGGATTGAATGGAGCTTGCCGAGTTACGCGCAAATAAAAGAGCAGATTCAGGATGGCCGATATATATTCCTTTCAAATATTGCCGGCAGTGTTTACGTAAACAGCATTCCGGTATTCCTTGGATTTGCTGCCGGCCCTGTCACGGTAGGGATATACGTGGCGGCCGACAAGATTCGTATGGCCATTCAGGGATTGATGGGCCCCGTCACGCAGGTCTTTTATCCGCGTATCAGTTCGGTGATGGCCGCGAACCGTGAACAGGGATTCAAGATGATCCGCAAACTGTTGTACGGACAAAACGCCATCGTCCTGCTTATCTCTCTGTTGCTGATGGGCTTCGCTCATCAAATCATTACCGCGTTCTATGGCGAAACCTATTTGGCGTCTGTTCCCGTATTAATGATTTTGGCACCGATGGTGTTCTTCATCAGCGTCAGCACCGTATTGGGTGTTCAGGGGATGCTGATTATTGGCATGAAAAAGGAATTCAGTCAGATATTATGGTTTGGCGCCGTGCTCAATACCGTGGTGATATTTCCTTTGATCTGGCTCATGGGAGCCAATGGAGCGGCTATTTCCGTTCTTACCACTGAAGCCATTGTCGCACTTTTGATTATCTATAAAACCAAATCCATATGGAGACGTTCATAA
- a CDS encoding oligosaccharide flippase family protein has product MNKNMVKNILSLFMIQGAGYILPLVTLPYLVRVLGPSQYGILGFSFAFVQYFTLIVQYGFDLSATNKIAIHKEDKTLVSQVFWGVSVLQDGAGRGECNSDVYHRAICSER; this is encoded by the coding sequence GTGAACAAAAACATGGTCAAAAATATATTGTCGCTCTTTATGATTCAGGGAGCCGGATATATTTTACCCCTCGTTACGCTCCCCTATCTGGTCAGGGTACTTGGCCCGAGCCAATACGGCATACTTGGCTTCTCATTTGCGTTTGTTCAATACTTTACGCTCATTGTACAGTACGGCTTCGACCTCTCCGCCACCAACAAGATAGCCATCCACAAAGAGGATAAAACTCTGGTGAGTCAGGTTTTCTGGGGCGTTTCTGTTCTGCAAGACGGTGCTGGTCGTGGTGAGTGCAATAGCGATGTTTATCATCGTGCAATTTGTTCCGAGCGTTAA
- a CDS encoding LVIVD repeat-containing protein, with the protein MTANSLPQPEYSRNMRLIGHSDQGGKADGVQVMVHRGYAYIGHMVSQGFSIVDVRDPKNPRAAGYVPAPPGTWNVHLQTHDDLLLVINARDLFADVRFADEKVYYTRSVADTVKGSTQRGWSAGVRIFDISVPDAPREIGFLSLDGIGVHRIWYVGGRWAYVSALLEGYSDYIFLTLDLADPTRPEVAGRWWLPGMHTAGGEIPDWPQGKRHALHHAIISGDTAYASWRDGGLTLLDIKDRSAPTLIAHRNWSPPFGGGTHTALPLPERDLLVVLDEAVLDNQEDGEKLIWLFDVREPANPVSIATFPQPDERDYVSKGAHFGPHNLHENRPGSFVSSSLIFATYQNAGIRAYDISNPYQPKETGALVPAAPTRMMDKRPGRPQVIQSCDVFVDAGGIIYSTDYNAGLSIIEYLG; encoded by the coding sequence ATGACAGCGAATTCACTTCCCCAACCGGAATACAGCCGCAATATGCGGTTAATCGGCCACAGCGATCAGGGCGGCAAGGCCGATGGCGTACAGGTCATGGTGCATCGCGGCTATGCCTATATCGGGCATATGGTGTCGCAGGGTTTTTCGATAGTCGACGTGCGGGATCCCAAAAACCCCCGCGCCGCCGGTTACGTACCTGCGCCGCCGGGTACCTGGAACGTGCATTTACAAACGCATGACGATCTGCTGCTGGTTATCAATGCCCGCGACCTGTTTGCCGACGTTCGTTTTGCCGATGAAAAGGTCTATTACACCCGGTCGGTTGCCGATACCGTTAAAGGCAGTACGCAACGCGGTTGGAGCGCCGGTGTGCGTATCTTCGATATTTCGGTGCCGGACGCGCCGCGCGAGATTGGCTTTCTCTCCCTCGACGGCATCGGCGTTCACCGCATCTGGTATGTCGGCGGCCGCTGGGCCTACGTCTCGGCGCTGCTTGAAGGCTACAGTGACTATATTTTCCTGACGCTGGACCTCGCCGACCCGACACGCCCGGAAGTGGCCGGACGCTGGTGGCTGCCCGGTATGCATACCGCCGGCGGCGAAATACCCGACTGGCCACAGGGCAAACGCCACGCGCTGCATCACGCCATCATCAGCGGCGATACGGCCTATGCCAGCTGGCGCGACGGCGGCTTGACCCTGCTCGACATCAAGGATCGCAGCGCGCCTACCCTGATTGCCCATCGCAACTGGAGTCCGCCTTTTGGCGGCGGCACGCACACCGCCCTGCCCTTGCCCGAACGTGACCTGCTGGTCGTGCTCGACGAAGCCGTGCTCGACAATCAGGAAGATGGCGAAAAGCTGATTTGGCTGTTTGACGTGCGGGAACCTGCCAATCCCGTGAGTATTGCCACTTTTCCGCAGCCGGATGAGCGCGATTATGTCAGCAAGGGCGCCCATTTCGGTCCGCATAACCTGCACGAGAACCGTCCGGGCAGTTTCGTCAGCTCATCCCTTATTTTTGCAACCTATCAGAACGCCGGTATCCGCGCCTATGACATCAGCAACCCGTATCAGCCCAAAGAGACCGGTGCGCTGGTGCCTGCGGCCCCGACCCGAATGATGGATAAACGCCCCGGCCGACCCCAGGTGATTCAGTCTTGTGACGTATTCGTCGATGCGGGCGGAATTATTTACAGCACCGACTACAATGCGGGTCTGTCCATTATCGAATATCTTGGTTAA
- a CDS encoding (S)-acetoin forming diacetyl reductase: MSSNGKVALVTGAGQGIGRAIALRLAKDGFAVAVVDFNAETAKQVAEEINQAGGKAIARTADVSDRDQVFSAVETAKQQLGGFDVIINNAGIAPTTLIEDITPEIVDKVYNINVKGVIWGIQAAVKAFKSLGHGGKIINACSQAGHVGNPELAIYSSSKFAVRGLTQTAARDLASLGVTVNAYCPGIVKTPMWEEIDRQVSAAAGKPAGYGTQEFAKNITLKRLSEPEDVASCVSYLAGPDSDYMTGQSLLIDGGMVFN, encoded by the coding sequence ATGTCTAGTAATGGAAAAGTCGCTTTGGTAACAGGTGCCGGTCAGGGGATTGGCCGGGCAATCGCACTGCGTTTGGCGAAAGATGGATTCGCCGTGGCGGTCGTGGACTTCAATGCGGAAACGGCAAAACAGGTCGCCGAAGAGATTAATCAGGCCGGTGGCAAAGCCATCGCCCGGACTGCCGATGTGTCGGACCGCGATCAGGTCTTCTCTGCCGTCGAAACGGCGAAACAGCAGCTGGGCGGTTTTGACGTCATTATCAATAATGCCGGTATCGCGCCAACCACGCTCATTGAAGACATCACGCCGGAAATTGTGGATAAAGTCTATAATATCAACGTTAAAGGCGTTATCTGGGGCATTCAGGCTGCGGTCAAGGCCTTTAAATCGCTGGGTCACGGCGGCAAAATCATCAATGCCTGCTCGCAGGCCGGTCACGTCGGCAACCCCGAACTGGCCATTTACAGCTCCAGCAAGTTCGCCGTGCGCGGATTGACCCAGACGGCGGCCCGCGATTTGGCTTCGCTTGGCGTCACCGTCAATGCCTATTGTCCGGGCATTGTGAAAACGCCGATGTGGGAAGAGATCGATCGTCAGGTTTCGGCGGCGGCGGGTAAACCCGCAGGCTACGGCACGCAGGAGTTTGCCAAAAACATCACCCTGAAACGTCTTTCCGAACCCGAAGATGTGGCCTCCTGCGTCTCTTATCTTGCCGGTCCGGATTCTGATTATATGACCGGTCAATCACTCCTGATTGACGGCGGCATGGTCTTTAACTGA
- the dapF gene encoding diaminopimelate epimerase, with the protein MNASLFHRYHGLGNDYLVCHQSVAAKFTLEQISRICDRNYGIGSDGLLIDIDDEEVPRVRIINPDGSEAEKSGNGLRIYARYLFDIKRVGHEPFLVNTLGGQVSCEVTEGAHQIIVDMGQAKFTPSALPAHVEGEAMLDQPLVVGGHDLNATLVSMGNPHCVVRVEKLDLALVHQLGPLIETLAIFPKRTNVQFVEVIDRANISIGIWERGAGYTLASGSSSCAAASAMRKLGLVDDNVTVTMPGGQLAIAFSGDFMVNMRGPVQKIADITLDADCFYDLG; encoded by the coding sequence ATGAACGCATCACTTTTCCACCGTTATCATGGCTTGGGCAATGATTATCTGGTCTGCCATCAAAGCGTGGCGGCAAAATTCACTCTTGAGCAGATTAGCCGTATCTGTGACCGGAATTACGGTATCGGCTCCGACGGGCTGCTTATCGATATCGACGACGAAGAGGTGCCGCGCGTCCGAATTATCAATCCAGACGGTTCCGAGGCCGAAAAAAGCGGAAACGGCCTGCGAATCTATGCCCGTTACCTTTTTGATATCAAGCGAGTCGGCCACGAACCCTTTCTGGTGAACACGCTGGGCGGGCAGGTGAGCTGTGAAGTGACCGAGGGCGCACACCAGATTATCGTCGATATGGGCCAGGCAAAATTCACGCCTTCCGCGTTACCGGCGCATGTCGAAGGTGAGGCGATGCTCGACCAGCCGCTGGTGGTAGGCGGACATGACCTCAATGCAACGCTGGTGTCGATGGGCAATCCGCACTGCGTCGTGCGCGTCGAAAAGCTCGATTTAGCGCTGGTGCATCAGTTGGGTCCGCTGATTGAAACGCTGGCGATTTTCCCGAAACGCACCAATGTGCAGTTTGTCGAAGTGATTGACCGCGCCAACATCAGCATCGGTATCTGGGAGCGCGGAGCCGGTTACACGCTGGCTTCCGGCAGCAGCAGTTGTGCCGCGGCGAGTGCCATGCGCAAACTGGGGCTGGTCGACGATAACGTTACCGTCACCATGCCCGGTGGACAGCTTGCTATCGCTTTCTCCGGAGACTTCATGGTCAACATGCGCGGTCCGGTACAGAAAATCGCCGACATCACGCTCGATGCCGACTGTTTTTATGATTTAGGCTAA
- a CDS encoding ROK family protein, which translates to MMVNTGTVVFCADIGGSFIKFGISRQQGDVTVLTKVATPTQSWDEFVLALQVLLSEHGSEVPEDTPLAISTAGLVSPQSGEVMASNIPAFAGHNLAAELTQLLKRKVSVANDADCFALAEAHVGEAMGMPVVIGIILGTGVGGGLVFNGQLVRGHGGVTGEWGHGAITRTELVIDNELVKVPRLPCGCGQTGCLDMLGGARGIERLHFELHQQKLDSHDIIAGWEEGNLQAALTFKAWVLLVGEPLALMVNILGPTKIVVGGGLATVIPLIAALDQQVRGATLHHYPAPLVVPGKYVNQGGLVGASVLGRQH; encoded by the coding sequence ATGATGGTTAATACGGGCACGGTAGTGTTTTGTGCCGATATCGGTGGTTCTTTTATTAAATTTGGCATCTCGCGTCAGCAGGGAGACGTGACGGTGTTGACCAAAGTCGCTACGCCGACCCAATCCTGGGACGAATTCGTGCTGGCCTTACAGGTTTTGCTGAGCGAACACGGCAGCGAGGTTCCCGAAGATACGCCCCTTGCGATTTCAACCGCCGGACTGGTTTCACCGCAAAGTGGTGAAGTGATGGCGAGCAACATTCCGGCCTTCGCAGGCCATAATCTGGCAGCGGAACTCACCCAGTTACTTAAACGAAAAGTCAGCGTGGCCAACGACGCCGACTGTTTCGCGCTGGCCGAAGCGCACGTGGGCGAAGCCATGGGAATGCCTGTCGTCATCGGCATTATTCTCGGGACCGGCGTGGGCGGTGGACTGGTGTTCAACGGCCAGCTGGTGCGCGGTCACGGCGGGGTTACAGGTGAATGGGGTCACGGCGCCATCACCCGTACCGAACTGGTCATCGACAACGAACTCGTCAAGGTGCCGCGGCTTCCTTGCGGCTGCGGTCAGACGGGGTGTCTCGATATGCTCGGCGGCGCGCGCGGAATTGAACGCCTGCATTTCGAACTCCACCAGCAAAAACTCGACAGCCATGACATCATCGCTGGATGGGAGGAAGGCAATCTGCAAGCCGCCCTCACCTTCAAGGCCTGGGTCCTGCTGGTGGGCGAACCGCTGGCACTGATGGTCAATATTCTTGGCCCGACCAAGATTGTGGTGGGCGGCGGACTGGCAACGGTCATCCCGCTTATCGCCGCACTCGACCAGCAAGTACGGGGTGCCACATTGCACCATTATCCCGCCCCGCTGGTCGTGCCCGGCAAATATGTCAATCAGGGCGGTCTTGTCGGCGCATCCGTGCTCGGCAGACAGCACTAG
- the hemB gene encoding porphobilinogen synthase: protein MSNQFPSLRPRRLRQSDSMRALFQENQFSVDDLVLPIFVEEETSEYAVIETMPGVLRIPESKLAYEIERYAKAGIRSVMTFGISHHMDATGSDTWNENGLVARMARICKDTVPEMIVMSDTCFCEYTSHGHCGVLHDHGVDNDATLKNLGRQAVVAAAAGADFIAPSAAADGQVQAIRRALDEAGFIDTSIMAYSTKFASSLYGPFREAGGSVLQGNRKNYQMNPMNRREAIRESLMDEHEGADALMVKPAGAYLDVISDIRAASRLPLAAYQVSGEYAMIKFAAQAGAIDERKVVRETLGAIKRAGADIILSYFAMDIAEQGVDFN from the coding sequence ATGTCAAATCAGTTCCCAAGTTTACGCCCTCGTCGTCTAAGACAGTCTGATTCTATGCGCGCCCTCTTTCAGGAGAACCAGTTCAGCGTTGACGATCTCGTATTGCCTATCTTCGTTGAAGAAGAGACTTCCGAATACGCGGTAATCGAGACCATGCCCGGTGTACTGCGTATTCCTGAGTCAAAACTGGCGTATGAAATCGAGCGTTACGCCAAGGCGGGCATTCGTTCGGTGATGACCTTTGGTATCTCGCACCACATGGATGCCACCGGGAGCGACACCTGGAACGAAAACGGGCTGGTCGCACGCATGGCGCGAATCTGCAAAGACACCGTGCCCGAAATGATTGTCATGTCGGACACCTGTTTCTGCGAATATACCTCGCACGGCCATTGCGGTGTGTTGCATGACCACGGCGTAGACAATGACGCCACGCTCAAGAACCTGGGCCGTCAGGCCGTTGTTGCGGCCGCCGCCGGTGCAGATTTCATCGCGCCTTCCGCCGCCGCAGACGGTCAGGTGCAGGCTATTCGCCGCGCCCTCGACGAAGCCGGATTCATTGATACCTCAATCATGGCTTATTCGACCAAATTTGCATCCTCTCTCTACGGTCCTTTCCGTGAAGCGGGCGGCAGCGTGTTGCAGGGCAATCGTAAAAATTATCAAATGAATCCGATGAACCGCCGTGAAGCTATCCGTGAATCCCTGATGGACGAGCACGAAGGGGCGGATGCATTGATGGTGAAACCTGCGGGCGCCTACCTCGACGTCATCAGCGATATTCGCGCCGCGTCCCGTCTGCCATTGGCCGCCTATCAGGTGAGCGGGGAATACGCGATGATCAAGTTTGCCGCACAGGCCGGTGCCATCGACGAGCGCAAAGTGGTGCGTGAAACGCTGGGCGCAATCAAACGTGCCGGTGCCGATATCATCCTGTCTTACTTTGCAATGGATATTGCCGAGCAGGGCGTCGATTTCAACTAA